The Rhodococcus sp. X156 genome window below encodes:
- a CDS encoding metal ABC transporter permease has protein sequence MSATVLAAEGGMLAQPFVRHALLAGIPIAALSGVVGFFMVLRNQVFTGDALSHVAFTGAALALALGVDLRLGLVVATVAVGALLGVLGNRGRADDVVTGTVFAWILGIGVLALSLYTASERSAVGGAAGVSVLFGSIFGLSAASAWTAAGVAGGLLVLTLLIARPLLFASLDPAVAAARRVPVRALGVGFLVVVGLTAAEATQAVGALLLLGLLAAPAGAALRLTDRPWVALALAPVIAVGSMVGGLVLSYAFPSLPPSFSILALATASYALSFLRGSGRAARA, from the coding sequence GTGAGCGCCACCGTGCTGGCCGCCGAGGGCGGCATGCTGGCCCAGCCGTTCGTGCGGCACGCGCTGCTGGCCGGCATCCCCATCGCCGCGCTGTCCGGAGTGGTCGGGTTCTTCATGGTGCTGCGCAACCAGGTCTTCACCGGCGACGCCCTCAGCCACGTGGCCTTCACCGGGGCGGCGCTGGCCCTGGCGCTCGGGGTGGACCTGCGGCTGGGCCTGGTGGTGGCCACCGTCGCGGTGGGTGCGCTGCTCGGCGTGCTGGGCAACCGCGGCCGAGCCGACGACGTGGTCACCGGCACGGTGTTCGCCTGGATCCTGGGCATCGGCGTGCTGGCCCTGTCCCTCTACACCGCCAGCGAGCGCTCCGCGGTGGGCGGGGCCGCCGGGGTGAGCGTGCTGTTCGGGTCGATCTTCGGCCTCAGCGCCGCCAGCGCGTGGACCGCGGCCGGGGTGGCCGGGGGGCTGCTGGTGCTCACCCTGCTCATCGCCCGCCCCCTGCTGTTCGCCAGCCTCGATCCCGCGGTGGCCGCGGCGCGACGGGTGCCGGTGCGAGCGCTGGGCGTGGGCTTCCTGGTGGTGGTGGGCCTGACCGCCGCCGAGGCCACCCAGGCCGTGGGGGCGCTGCTGCTGCTGGGTCTGCTCGCGGCCCCGGCCGGCGCGGCCCTGCGGCTCACCGACCGGCCGTGGGTGGCGCTGGCGCTGGCCCCGGTCATCGCGGTGGGCTCCATGGTGGGCGGGCTGGTGCTCAGCTACGCCTTCCCGTCGCTGCCGCCGAGCTTCAGCATCCTGGCCCTGGCCACCGCCAGTTACGCCCTGAGCTTCCTGCGGGGCTCCGGCCGGGCCGCGCGGGCCTGA
- a CDS encoding alpha/beta hydrolase yields MGRTDALPNGTSYHRAGHGPPIVLIHGIGSRWQVFEPIIDALAAEHEVLALDLPGFGATPAVAGVASTVDGYAAWVAQLLDELGITRPHVVGSSMGGGIAMELGRRGVAGQVTAFAPVGYWTGPGRVWCQSVVTTMRVVGRALRPVITPAAQIAAGRAALFGPFFGRPWQVSPEAAVGDLDGLIGATRFTEARKGFATYDLTRHPRPAGGLADIPVTVAWGTRDAVLLPRQAEVARALLPQARHVTLRGCGHLPFSDDPSLCADVVLAPAEAFASPALPSPAPTSTTRFDDGDVA; encoded by the coding sequence ATGGGGCGCACCGACGCGCTGCCGAACGGCACCAGCTACCACCGGGCGGGCCACGGCCCACCGATCGTGCTGATCCACGGCATCGGCAGCCGCTGGCAGGTGTTCGAGCCGATCATCGACGCCCTGGCTGCCGAGCACGAGGTGCTCGCCCTGGACCTGCCCGGCTTCGGAGCCACCCCCGCGGTGGCCGGGGTCGCCTCCACCGTGGATGGCTACGCCGCGTGGGTCGCCCAGCTGCTCGACGAGCTCGGCATCACCCGTCCGCACGTGGTGGGCAGCTCGATGGGTGGCGGCATCGCCATGGAGCTCGGCCGGCGCGGGGTGGCCGGCCAGGTCACCGCCTTTGCGCCGGTCGGGTACTGGACCGGCCCCGGCCGGGTGTGGTGCCAGTCGGTGGTCACCACCATGCGGGTGGTGGGCCGGGCGCTGCGTCCGGTGATCACCCCCGCCGCGCAGATCGCCGCCGGCCGCGCCGCGCTCTTCGGACCGTTCTTCGGCCGCCCGTGGCAGGTCTCGCCGGAGGCCGCCGTGGGTGACCTCGACGGGCTCATCGGCGCCACCCGCTTCACCGAGGCCCGCAAGGGCTTCGCCACCTACGACCTCACGCGTCACCCGCGCCCGGCCGGCGGGCTCGCCGACATCCCGGTGACGGTGGCCTGGGGCACCAGGGACGCGGTGCTGCTGCCGCGCCAGGCCGAGGTGGCCCGGGCGCTGCTGCCGCAGGCCCGGCACGTCACCCTGCGCGGGTGCGGTCACCTGCCCTTCTCCGACGACCCGTCGCTGTGCGCCGACGTGGTGCTCGCCCCGGCCGAGGCGTTCGCCTCACCAGCGCTGCCCTCACCTGCACCAACCAGCACCACCCGATTCGACGATGGAGATGTGGCATGA
- a CDS encoding NAD(P)/FAD-dependent oxidoreductase, whose amino-acid sequence MNQRQPTYRKPTALIIGTGFGGIAAAIEIGTAGYDYTVLEKADDVGGVWRENTYPGAGCDIPSPLYSFSYDPNPEWPKRFSLQPDILAYLQRTATKHGVRERTHFGVEVTSAEFDAAAGQWRVHTSTGETFSADVLVPAVGQLSRPAMPRIPGIDTFTGHSFHSARWDHSRDLTGDRVAVIGTGASAVQLVPQIQPRVSHLSLFQRSAPFVLPRPDRTYTRAHHAAFRRLPTTQLLGRGTVWALAEAMTLGFTTVPALGAAIRQTCLTHLRMTVRDKTLRAKLTPGYPVGCKRVLFSSNYLPALTQRNVEVVTDAITEITPRGVRTADGAEHEVDTIIYGTGFTATEFLAPMTITGLDGQQLSEHWRDGARAYLGMTVPGFPNLFLMYGPNTNLGAGSIVYMQECQARYLRQAMRRLEVGGPGYLDVRPEVEERFDAEIQGRVQGGVWTLCDSWYRNPSGRVTANWPGRVAEYRDRTEVFDADSYRHVSVDAPVAVA is encoded by the coding sequence ATGAACCAGCGACAGCCGACCTACCGAAAGCCCACCGCGCTGATAATCGGCACCGGCTTCGGGGGGATCGCGGCGGCCATCGAGATCGGCACGGCCGGCTACGACTACACCGTCCTGGAGAAGGCCGACGACGTGGGCGGGGTGTGGCGGGAGAACACCTATCCCGGCGCCGGCTGCGACATCCCCTCCCCGCTGTACTCCTTCTCCTACGACCCCAATCCCGAGTGGCCCAAGCGGTTCTCGCTGCAGCCGGACATCCTGGCCTACCTGCAGCGCACCGCCACCAAGCACGGCGTGCGCGAGCGCACCCACTTCGGGGTGGAGGTGACCAGCGCGGAGTTCGACGCGGCGGCCGGGCAGTGGCGGGTGCACACCAGCACCGGGGAGACCTTCTCCGCCGACGTGCTGGTCCCCGCCGTCGGCCAGCTCTCCCGTCCCGCCATGCCCCGCATCCCCGGGATCGACACCTTCACCGGGCACTCCTTCCACTCCGCCCGCTGGGACCACAGCCGCGACCTCACCGGCGATCGGGTGGCGGTGATTGGCACCGGCGCCAGCGCCGTCCAGCTCGTGCCGCAGATCCAGCCCCGCGTGTCGCACCTGAGCCTGTTCCAGCGCTCGGCGCCGTTCGTCCTGCCGCGACCGGACCGCACCTACACGCGGGCGCACCACGCCGCCTTCCGCCGGCTGCCCACCACCCAGCTGCTCGGCCGGGGCACGGTGTGGGCGCTGGCCGAGGCGATGACCCTGGGCTTCACCACCGTGCCCGCCCTGGGTGCAGCCATCCGCCAGACCTGCCTGACCCACCTGCGCATGACGGTGCGGGACAAGACGCTGCGGGCCAAGCTGACGCCGGGCTACCCGGTGGGCTGCAAGCGGGTGCTGTTCTCCAGCAACTACCTGCCCGCGCTCACCCAGCGCAACGTGGAGGTGGTCACCGACGCCATCACCGAGATCACCCCGCGGGGGGTGCGCACCGCCGACGGCGCCGAGCACGAGGTGGACACCATCATCTACGGCACCGGGTTCACCGCCACCGAGTTCCTCGCCCCGATGACCATCACCGGGCTGGACGGCCAGCAGCTGAGCGAGCACTGGCGCGACGGCGCGCGGGCCTACCTGGGCATGACCGTGCCGGGCTTTCCCAACCTGTTCCTGATGTACGGGCCCAACACCAACCTGGGCGCCGGCTCCATCGTCTACATGCAGGAGTGCCAGGCCCGCTACCTGCGCCAGGCCATGCGCCGGCTGGAGGTGGGCGGACCGGGCTACCTGGACGTGCGCCCGGAGGTGGAGGAGCGCTTCGACGCGGAGATCCAGGGCCGGGTGCAGGGCGGAGTGTGGACGCTGTGCGACAGCTGGTACCGCAACCCCAGCGGCCGGGTGACGGCGAACTGGCCGGGCCGGGTGGCGGAGTACCGCGACCGCACGGAGGTCTTCGACGCCGACAGCTACCGCCACGTCAGCGTCGACGCCCCGGTGGCCGTGGCATGA
- a CDS encoding acyl-CoA dehydrogenase, protein MSELLFNPSTYDPTHLDVESRRLLRATIDWFEARGKDQLIADDLSGVWYTEFLDFVRREKLFATFQTPAAEADGHPDKRWDATRNAALSEVLGFYGLQYWYAWQVTVLGLGPIWMSENADARRRAAALLDDGAVFAFGLSEKSHGADVYSTDMVLTPQPDGGFTASGEKYYIGNGNVAGMVSVFGRRADVEGPDGYVFFAVDSQHPAFHLVKNVVPSQMFVSAFELRDYPVREVDVLHTGPEAFSAALNTVNVGKFNLCTASIGISEHAFYEAITHAHNRVLYGHPVTDFPHVRAGFVDAYARTVAMKLFSDRAVDYFRTATPEDRRYLLFNPITKMKVTSEGERVIDLLWDVIAAKGFEKDTYFRMATRDIRALPKLEGTVQVNLALVLKFMPSYLRNPQDYPPVPQRHDAGDDAFFFRQGPARGLGKVTFHDWRTAYQGFAEVPNVAVFTEQADGLVRFLTECAPDAEQAKDLDFQLVVGQLFTLVVYGQLVLEQAELAGLDRDVLDQVFDVLVRDFSACAVQLHGKASSTEAQQRWALAHVRKPATDTARFDRVWQQVAALSGTYEMNE, encoded by the coding sequence GTGAGCGAGCTGCTGTTCAACCCGAGCACCTACGACCCGACGCACCTGGACGTCGAGTCCCGGCGCCTGCTGCGGGCCACCATCGACTGGTTCGAGGCGCGGGGCAAGGACCAGCTGATCGCCGACGACCTCAGCGGCGTCTGGTACACGGAGTTCCTGGACTTCGTGCGGCGGGAGAAGCTCTTCGCCACCTTCCAGACCCCGGCCGCCGAGGCCGACGGGCACCCGGACAAGCGCTGGGACGCCACCCGCAACGCCGCCCTCAGCGAGGTGCTGGGCTTCTACGGCCTGCAGTACTGGTACGCCTGGCAGGTCACCGTCCTCGGCCTCGGCCCCATCTGGATGAGCGAGAACGCCGACGCCCGCCGCCGGGCCGCCGCCCTGCTCGACGACGGCGCGGTGTTCGCCTTCGGGCTGTCGGAGAAGTCCCACGGCGCCGACGTCTACTCCACCGACATGGTGCTCACCCCTCAGCCCGACGGGGGCTTCACCGCCAGTGGCGAGAAGTACTACATCGGCAACGGCAACGTCGCCGGGATGGTGTCGGTGTTCGGCCGTCGCGCCGACGTCGAGGGCCCCGACGGCTACGTGTTCTTCGCGGTGGACAGCCAGCACCCCGCCTTCCACCTGGTCAAGAACGTGGTCCCGTCCCAGATGTTCGTCAGCGCCTTCGAGCTGCGCGACTACCCGGTGCGCGAGGTCGACGTGCTGCACACCGGGCCGGAGGCCTTCAGCGCGGCGCTGAACACCGTCAACGTCGGCAAGTTCAACCTCTGCACCGCCTCCATCGGCATCAGCGAGCACGCCTTCTACGAGGCGATCACGCACGCGCACAACCGCGTCCTCTACGGCCACCCGGTCACCGACTTCCCGCACGTGCGGGCCGGCTTCGTCGACGCCTACGCCCGCACCGTGGCCATGAAGCTGTTCAGCGACCGCGCCGTGGACTACTTCCGCACCGCCACCCCCGAGGACCGCCGCTACCTGCTGTTCAACCCGATCACCAAGATGAAGGTGACCAGCGAGGGCGAGCGGGTGATCGACCTGCTGTGGGACGTCATCGCGGCCAAGGGCTTCGAGAAGGACACCTACTTCAGGATGGCCACCCGCGACATCCGCGCGCTGCCCAAGCTGGAGGGCACCGTGCAGGTGAACCTGGCGCTGGTGCTGAAGTTCATGCCCAGCTACCTGCGCAACCCGCAGGACTACCCGCCGGTGCCGCAGCGCCACGACGCCGGTGACGACGCGTTCTTCTTCCGCCAGGGTCCCGCCAGGGGGCTGGGCAAGGTCACCTTCCACGACTGGCGCACCGCCTACCAGGGCTTTGCCGAGGTGCCCAACGTCGCGGTGTTCACCGAGCAGGCCGACGGCCTGGTCCGCTTCCTGACCGAGTGCGCCCCGGACGCCGAGCAGGCCAAGGACCTGGACTTCCAGCTGGTGGTGGGCCAGCTGTTCACCCTGGTGGTCTACGGCCAGCTGGTGCTGGAGCAGGCCGAGCTGGCCGGCCTGGACCGCGACGTGCTGGACCAGGTCTTCGACGTGCTGGTGCGCGACTTCTCCGCCTGCGCGGTGCAGCTGCACGGCAAGGCGTCGTCCACGGAGGCGCAGCAGCGCTGGGCGCTGGCGCACGTGCGCAAGCCCGCCACCGACACCGCCCGCTTCGACCGCGTGTGGCAGCAGGTGGCCGCCCTCTCCGGCACCTACGAGATGAACGAGTAG
- a CDS encoding CaiB/BaiF CoA-transferase family protein yields the protein MGPLSGYTVLEMAGIGPAPFAGMVLADLGADVICLHRASAAGSRPTDEEVTGRGRRSVAVDLKHPDGPATVLRLVESADALIEGFRPGVMERLGLGPQECLVRNPRLVFGRMTGWGQDGPLAHTAGHDISYISLSGALSAIGRAGQAPVPPLNLVGDYGGGAMLLATGVLAALLAVARGGEGQVVDAAMVDGSALLLAPIMGGHSRGAWGPRGTNLLDTGSPFYDVYETADGEHVSVGPIEPQFFAELVARLGLGELPAPQHDRAGWPELRARLTAAFAAQPRAHWEEVFAGSDACVVPVLSMAEAPQHPHNVARNTFFTADGITQPSPAPRFSATSLDTPTPQPVVGADTRAVLLGSGLSEEQVQVLLSSGAVAEG from the coding sequence GTGGGACCACTGTCCGGCTACACCGTGCTCGAGATGGCGGGCATCGGCCCGGCCCCGTTCGCCGGGATGGTGCTGGCCGACCTGGGCGCCGACGTCATCTGCCTGCACCGTGCCAGCGCAGCGGGTAGCCGACCCACCGACGAGGAGGTGACCGGGCGCGGTCGGCGCTCCGTCGCGGTCGACCTCAAGCACCCGGACGGCCCGGCCACGGTGCTGCGGCTGGTGGAGAGCGCGGACGCGCTGATCGAGGGCTTTCGGCCCGGGGTGATGGAGCGCCTGGGCCTGGGGCCGCAGGAGTGCCTGGTCCGCAACCCCAGGCTGGTGTTCGGCCGGATGACCGGCTGGGGCCAGGACGGCCCGCTCGCCCACACCGCCGGGCACGACATCAGCTACATCTCGCTGTCCGGCGCGCTGTCGGCCATCGGCCGCGCCGGACAGGCCCCGGTGCCGCCGCTGAACCTGGTGGGCGACTACGGCGGTGGCGCGATGCTGCTGGCCACCGGCGTGCTGGCCGCGCTGCTGGCGGTGGCCCGCGGGGGCGAGGGGCAGGTGGTGGACGCGGCCATGGTGGACGGCTCGGCGCTGCTGCTGGCGCCCATCATGGGCGGGCACTCCCGCGGCGCGTGGGGCCCGCGCGGGACCAACCTGCTGGACACCGGCAGCCCGTTCTACGACGTCTACGAGACCGCCGACGGCGAGCACGTGTCGGTGGGGCCGATCGAGCCGCAGTTCTTCGCCGAGCTGGTTGCCCGCCTCGGCCTGGGCGAGCTGCCCGCCCCGCAGCACGACCGCGCCGGCTGGCCCGAGCTGCGGGCCCGGCTCACCGCGGCCTTCGCCGCGCAGCCCCGCGCGCACTGGGAGGAGGTCTTCGCCGGCAGCGACGCCTGCGTGGTGCCGGTGCTGTCGATGGCCGAGGCCCCGCAGCACCCGCACAACGTGGCCCGCAACACCTTCTTCACCGCCGACGGCATCACCCAGCCCTCGCCGGCCCCGCGATTTTCCGCCACCTCGCTGGACACCCCGACACCGCAGCCGGTGGTCGGCGCCGACACCCGTGCGGTGCTGCTGGGCAGCGGCTTGTCCGAGGAGCAGGTGCAGGTGCTGCTGAGCTCCGGCGCGGTGGCCGAGGGCTAG
- a CDS encoding GMC family oxidoreductase N-terminal domain-containing protein, with protein MSDTFDYVVVGSGSAGAVVAARLSEDPATSVLLLEAGPRDNVTAVSIPAAFPQLFRTERDWDYWTEPQPGLAGRRLYWPRGKMLGGSSSMNAMMWVRGFAADYDGWAEQAGPGWSYESVRGYFERIEDVNNLPGEGHGVGGPMPVSTQRSTNPLTTAFLLAAGEAGHRVDDRANRDIPEGFTATEVTQRRGQRCSTAVAYLKPARSRPNLTVRTGAHVTRVNLTGRRATGVTYVLDGVHRRAQVRREVVLSGGSINTPQLLMLSGIGPAEHLRSHGIEVVRDAAEVGQNLADHLCAALVVGSQGPESMFTATEAKHLLTYFTRRRGMLTSNVGEAYGFVRSRPELALPDLEMLFAPAPFVGQGLTEPTAHGMTVGPILLSPHSRGEITLASADPFAAAKIDPRYLSDPEGLDRQALLTGLGLAEELLSMPALARHCTGEYLQPPGGDPAERLVTAAERYTQTLYHPVGTCRMGSDEQSVVDPELRVRGIDGLRVADASVMPEIIRGHTNAPAIMIGERAADLLRGRVSTPSATTPATATVSA; from the coding sequence GTGTCCGACACCTTTGACTACGTCGTGGTGGGCTCGGGGTCGGCTGGCGCCGTCGTCGCCGCCCGGCTCAGCGAGGACCCCGCCACCTCGGTGCTGCTGCTGGAGGCGGGCCCGCGGGACAACGTCACCGCGGTGAGCATCCCTGCGGCCTTCCCCCAGCTGTTCCGCACCGAGCGCGACTGGGACTACTGGACCGAGCCGCAGCCGGGCCTGGCCGGGCGCCGGCTGTACTGGCCGCGCGGGAAGATGCTCGGCGGCAGCTCGTCGATGAACGCCATGATGTGGGTGCGCGGCTTCGCCGCCGACTACGACGGCTGGGCGGAGCAGGCCGGACCGGGCTGGTCCTACGAGTCGGTGCGCGGCTACTTCGAGCGCATCGAGGACGTGAACAACCTGCCGGGCGAGGGCCACGGCGTGGGTGGGCCGATGCCCGTCAGCACGCAGCGCTCCACCAACCCGCTGACCACCGCCTTCCTGCTCGCCGCGGGCGAGGCGGGCCACCGGGTGGACGACCGGGCCAACCGGGACATCCCGGAGGGCTTCACCGCCACCGAGGTCACCCAGCGCCGCGGGCAGCGCTGCAGCACCGCCGTGGCCTACCTCAAGCCGGCCCGCAGCCGCCCCAACCTCACGGTGCGCACCGGCGCGCACGTCACCCGGGTGAACCTCACCGGCCGGCGCGCCACCGGCGTCACCTACGTGCTCGACGGCGTGCACCGCCGCGCGCAGGTGCGCCGCGAGGTGGTGCTCTCCGGTGGGTCGATCAACACCCCGCAGCTGCTCATGCTCTCCGGCATCGGCCCAGCCGAGCACCTGCGCTCGCACGGCATCGAGGTGGTGCGCGACGCCGCCGAGGTGGGCCAGAACCTGGCCGACCACCTGTGCGCGGCCCTGGTGGTCGGCTCGCAGGGGCCGGAGTCGATGTTCACCGCCACCGAGGCCAAGCACCTGCTGACCTACTTCACCCGGCGCCGCGGGATGCTCACCTCCAACGTCGGCGAGGCCTACGGCTTCGTCCGCAGCCGCCCCGAGCTGGCGCTGCCCGACCTGGAGATGCTCTTCGCCCCAGCCCCGTTCGTCGGGCAGGGCCTCACCGAGCCCACCGCGCACGGGATGACCGTCGGCCCGATCCTGCTGAGCCCGCACAGCCGGGGCGAGATCACCCTGGCCTCGGCCGACCCGTTCGCCGCCGCCAAGATCGACCCGCGCTACCTGTCCGACCCCGAGGGGCTGGACCGGCAGGCGCTGCTCACCGGGCTGGGCCTGGCCGAGGAGCTGCTGAGCATGCCCGCCCTGGCCCGGCACTGCACCGGCGAGTACCTGCAGCCCCCCGGCGGTGACCCCGCGGAGCGGCTGGTGACTGCTGCGGAGCGCTACACCCAGACGCTGTATCACCCGGTGGGCACGTGCCGGATGGGCAGCGACGAGCAGTCGGTGGTCGATCCCGAGCTGCGGGTGCGCGGCATCGACGGCCTGCGGGTGGCCGACGCCTCGGTGATGCCGGAGATCATCCGCGGCCACACCAACGCGCCGGCCATCATGATCGGGGAGCGGGCCGCGGACCTGCTGCGTGGCCGGGTGAGCACGCCGAGCGCCACCACCCCGGCCACCGCGACCGTCTCGGCGTGA
- a CDS encoding TetR/AcrR family transcriptional regulator, translating into MDSVREAAVEPGPKRPWRGQQPEQRQAERRAKLLEAGLQILGTEGAAAVTMRGVCREAELTERYFYESFRNREQLLVAVLDMVALRARDAVLQTLSAGASNRAELIRELVRVFTRYVRDDPRRARVMFVESLAAPELIRRGAELVSEFTAPIAAVAASFGTERGRVDELDVELDALATFGAVAYLYQRWLRDGFTISTERMVEHVSLVVEQLAGVSSTGF; encoded by the coding sequence ATGGACTCGGTGCGGGAGGCGGCGGTGGAACCCGGCCCCAAGCGGCCGTGGCGCGGGCAGCAGCCCGAGCAGCGCCAGGCGGAGCGCCGCGCCAAGCTGCTCGAGGCCGGCCTGCAGATCCTGGGCACCGAGGGCGCGGCCGCGGTGACCATGCGTGGGGTGTGCCGCGAGGCCGAGCTCACCGAGCGCTACTTCTACGAGAGCTTCCGCAACCGTGAGCAGCTGCTGGTGGCGGTGCTGGACATGGTGGCGCTGCGGGCCCGGGACGCGGTGCTGCAGACGCTGTCGGCGGGAGCGAGCAACCGGGCCGAGCTGATCCGCGAGCTGGTGCGGGTGTTCACCCGCTACGTCCGCGACGACCCCCGGCGGGCCCGGGTGATGTTCGTGGAGTCGCTGGCCGCCCCGGAGCTGATCCGTCGTGGCGCGGAGCTGGTCAGCGAGTTCACCGCCCCCATCGCCGCGGTGGCGGCCAGCTTCGGCACCGAGCGCGGCCGGGTGGACGAGCTGGACGTGGAGCTGGACGCGCTGGCCACCTTCGGGGCGGTGGCCTACCTCTACCAGCGGTGGCTGCGCGACGGCTTCACCATCTCCACCGAGCGCATGGTGGAGCACGTCTCGCTGGTGGTGGAGCAGCTCGCCGGCGTCAGCTCCACCGGCTTCTGA
- a CDS encoding metal ABC transporter permease, whose protein sequence is MQPVLTWNLVEDVRQMFQFPFMVNAFRAGTIVAVLAGLVGWFMVLRRQSFAGHTLAVVGFPGAAGAVLLGVSATYGLLTFAVAAALVIAAIPGSRSGGYSEESAVTGTVQAFALACGFLFLSLHGGQLGGVNNLLFGSFLGITAAQVQVLAVIAVVAVAILAAIARPLLFASVDPDVAAARGVPVRALGAGFLVLLGVAAGAAAQITGSLLVFALLVAPAATAQLITARPVVSAGLAVLIGVLTTWASLFVAYYLDYPIGFFITSIAFAGYLLVAGGTWARGALAGDDR, encoded by the coding sequence ATGCAGCCGGTGCTCACCTGGAACCTGGTGGAGGACGTCCGCCAGATGTTCCAGTTCCCGTTCATGGTCAACGCCTTCCGCGCCGGCACCATCGTCGCGGTGCTGGCCGGGCTGGTCGGCTGGTTCATGGTGCTGCGCCGGCAGAGCTTCGCCGGCCACACCCTGGCCGTGGTGGGGTTCCCCGGTGCCGCGGGCGCGGTGCTGCTGGGTGTCAGCGCCACCTACGGCCTGCTCACCTTCGCCGTGGCGGCGGCCCTGGTGATCGCCGCCATCCCGGGCTCGCGCTCCGGCGGCTACAGCGAGGAGTCCGCGGTCACCGGCACCGTGCAGGCCTTCGCGCTGGCCTGCGGCTTCCTCTTCCTCAGCCTGCACGGCGGCCAGCTGGGCGGGGTGAACAACCTGCTGTTCGGCAGCTTCCTGGGCATCACCGCGGCGCAGGTGCAGGTGCTGGCCGTGATCGCCGTGGTGGCGGTGGCCATCCTCGCCGCCATCGCCCGGCCGCTGCTGTTCGCCTCGGTCGACCCGGACGTGGCCGCCGCGCGCGGGGTGCCGGTGCGGGCCCTGGGCGCGGGCTTCCTGGTCCTGCTCGGCGTGGCCGCGGGCGCGGCCGCCCAGATCACCGGCAGCCTGCTGGTGTTCGCGCTGCTGGTGGCGCCCGCCGCCACCGCCCAGCTGATCACCGCTCGCCCGGTGGTCAGCGCCGGCCTGGCCGTGCTGATCGGGGTGCTCACCACCTGGGCCTCGCTGTTCGTCGCGTACTACCTGGACTACCCCATCGGCTTCTTCATCACCTCCATCGCTTTCGCCGGGTACCTGCTGGTCGCCGGCGGCACCTGGGCGCGGGGCGCCCTCGCCGGGGACGACCGGTGA
- a CDS encoding aldehyde dehydrogenase family protein, whose product MSTVSEPTQTSPAQDSPAQDSTEQAPAFVESLNPATDASVARFAVDGPAAVDAAVARAHEAAPWWQEQGFAGRRRHLLRWASWMAAHRDEAVDLLHRENGKPRPDATIELLMTLEHLDWAAKHAAKVLADQSHRPGLLLANFSATTSFVPYGVVGVIGPWNYPMYTPSGSIALALAAGNTVVFKPSEHTPAVGDWYVKAFAAANPDAPEGVLSVVHGFGPTGAALAASAVNKVAFTGSTATGRRVMMAAAQNLTPVVMELGGKDAALVAADADVPAAADAIAWGAMGNSGQTCVGVERVYVHRSVRDQLVAELQKALAQVRPGSEDGASYGPMTMPAQVDVVRSHVADALERGGTAVVGGLDSVGERYISPVVILDAPEDSLAVREETFGPTLTVTTVDDMDEAVRLANDSQYGLGGAVFSQARGAELARRLDTGVVSVNSVIGFAGIPSLPLGGTGASGFGRIHGPEGLREFSRTKGIASQRFPLPGVKLLSFGRAKAITALLPRVIGLRHVRRS is encoded by the coding sequence ATGAGCACCGTCAGCGAGCCCACCCAGACGAGCCCCGCCCAGGACAGCCCTGCCCAGGACAGCACCGAGCAGGCCCCCGCGTTCGTGGAGTCCCTCAACCCCGCCACCGACGCCAGCGTGGCCCGCTTCGCCGTGGACGGGCCGGCCGCCGTGGACGCCGCGGTCGCCCGCGCACACGAGGCGGCGCCGTGGTGGCAGGAGCAGGGCTTCGCCGGGCGGCGCCGGCACCTGCTGCGCTGGGCGTCGTGGATGGCGGCGCACCGCGACGAGGCGGTGGACCTGCTGCACCGGGAGAACGGCAAGCCCCGCCCCGACGCCACCATCGAGCTGCTGATGACGCTGGAGCACCTGGACTGGGCGGCCAAGCACGCCGCCAAGGTGCTGGCCGACCAGAGCCACCGCCCGGGGCTGCTGCTGGCGAACTTCTCCGCCACCACCTCCTTCGTGCCCTACGGCGTGGTCGGGGTGATCGGGCCGTGGAACTACCCCATGTACACCCCGTCCGGCTCCATCGCGCTGGCCCTGGCGGCGGGCAACACCGTGGTGTTCAAGCCCAGCGAGCACACCCCCGCGGTGGGCGACTGGTACGTCAAGGCCTTCGCCGCGGCCAACCCCGACGCCCCCGAGGGGGTGCTGTCAGTGGTGCACGGCTTCGGTCCCACCGGAGCGGCACTGGCAGCGTCGGCGGTGAACAAGGTGGCCTTCACCGGCTCCACCGCCACCGGCCGCCGGGTGATGATGGCCGCGGCCCAGAACCTCACCCCGGTGGTGATGGAGCTGGGCGGCAAGGACGCCGCGCTGGTGGCCGCCGACGCCGACGTGCCCGCCGCCGCCGACGCCATCGCCTGGGGCGCCATGGGCAACAGCGGGCAGACCTGCGTCGGCGTGGAGCGGGTGTACGTGCACCGCTCGGTGCGTGACCAGCTGGTGGCCGAGCTGCAGAAGGCCCTGGCGCAGGTGCGCCCGGGCTCCGAGGACGGCGCCAGCTACGGGCCGATGACCATGCCCGCGCAGGTGGACGTGGTCCGCAGCCACGTCGCCGACGCCCTCGAGCGAGGCGGCACGGCCGTGGTGGGTGGGCTGGACTCCGTCGGCGAGCGCTACATCTCCCCGGTGGTCATCCTGGACGCCCCTGAGGACAGCCTCGCGGTGCGGGAGGAGACCTTCGGCCCCACGCTCACCGTCACCACGGTGGACGACATGGACGAGGCGGTGCGCCTGGCCAACGACTCCCAGTACGGGCTGGGTGGGGCGGTGTTCTCCCAGGCGCGCGGCGCCGAGCTGGCCCGGCGCCTGGACACCGGCGTGGTGTCGGTGAACTCGGTGATCGGCTTTGCCGGCATCCCGTCGCTGCCGCTGGGCGGCACCGGGGCCAGCGGCTTCGGGCGGATCCACGGTCCCGAGGGTCTGCGCGAGTTCTCCCGCACCAAGGGCATTGCTTCCCAGCGCTTTCCGCTGCCCGGGGTGAAGCTGCTGAGCTTCGGGCGGGCCAAGGCCATCACCGCGCTGCTGCCTCGCGTCATCGGGCTGCGCCACGTGCGCCGCTCCTGA